AACGTAATAATAGCAGTTGGAAGGCGAGGACATAAATTAGTTAACAATCTGGTAAAAGATCATCCAGAATTAGTATTATCAAATGACAAGGTTGATCTTGGAATAAGATATGAATTACCAAACCATGTAGTAGAAGACCTAAATAAAGAGATGTATGAATTTAAAATAAGGTTGAAAACTAAAACAGGATACATCGTTAGGACTTTCTGTAACAATCCTTCGGGTGAAGTAACTTTGGAAAAATACGATGATTTTGTAACTGTTAATGGACATGCCAACTCTGATAAGAAGACACACAATACAAATTTTGCTATATTAGTTACACATTCATTTACTCAACCCTTCAATGATCCTATAGGTTATGGATCATACATTTCAAAACTTTCCAATATACTTGCTGGAGGAGATAAAGTAATTCTTCAATGCTATGAAGATTTTAAAAATTCTAAAAGGACCAAAAAATTGGGAAGAGTAGAACCTACACTAAACCCAAATTTCTATATATTAGGAGATCTTAACTTAGCTTTACCAAGAAGAACTATAGAATCCATAATTGACTTTTTAGAGAGATTGGAAAAAGTAATACAAGGAATCACATATCCTGATAACCTTCTGTATGGAGCTGAAGTAAAATTTTATGCTAACAAAATAAATAACGAACATTTTGGAAATATTAAAATAGTCGGAGATTGTAGTGGCTGGACAAGGTCTATTACTTATGCAACTGGCCACGGATATATAGTTTCCAAAAATATAGAATAAATTAATTAACAGAATATAGTTAAGCACATTATATAGAAACTTTAAAAATAAAGGTTTTCTAAAAAGATCTTTTGAATTTAAACGGGTCCAGGGCACAGCCCTCCATCTCTCTCGCTACAAGTACCGAAAAGTTGAAAGAATTAAATGGGAACTTTAGAAATGAAAATTTTGAGAAAATAAGCTTTTGAATTTAAACGGGTCAAGGGCAGAGCCCTCTCCCCCTTCGCTACAAGTACCGAAAACGTTAAAAGGATTAAATTGAAACTTTAAAAATGAAGGTTTTCTAAAAAAAGATCTTTTGAATTTAAAACGGGTTCAGGGCAGAGCCCTCTCCCCCTTCGCTACAAGTACCGAAAAGTTGAAAGAATTAAATTGAAACGTTAGAAATAAAACTTTTCAGAAACTAATCTTTTGAATTTAAAGTGGGTTCAGGGCACAGCCCTCCTCCATCTTTCGGTAAAATACCGAAAAAGTTAAAAGAATTAAATGGGAACTTTAGAAATGAAAATTTTGAGAAAATAAGCTTTTGAATTTAAACGGGTCAAGGGCAGAGCCCTCTTCCCCTCTCTCGCTACAAGTACCGAAAAAGTTAAAAGAATTAAATTGAAACGTTAGAAATGAGAGATTTTTAAAACTAAGCTTTTGAATTTAAAACGGGTTTAGGGCGGAGCCCTCTCTCACTTGCTTTGCTACAAGTACCGAAAAAGTTAAAAGAATTAAATGGGAACTTTAGAAATGAAAATTTTTAGAATATAAGCTTTTGAATTTAAAACGGGTTCAGGGCGGAGCCCTCCCTATCTCTCGCTACAAGTACCGAAAAAGGTAAAGAAATTAGGAATAAGTAAGGATTAGAAGTGAGAAGGCATTTTATAAAAAGTTAAACGTTAAAATATTTATAAAATATAAAATTTTAGAATTTCTAAAGACAGCAAATAATCTTTTAAATGGGAGGCTTTTATATGGAAGAAAAAATTGTACAAAGTTTAAAGAAAATGCTTTCTATTCCAAAAATAGAAGATAGACGTAATGTATTGTGTATTCTTCCTCATCCAGATGATGGAGAAATAGGTGCAGGAGGAACTATTGCAAAATTAAAATCATTAGGTTCAAAGGTTACTTATCTCATGGTTACAGAAGGCGGGGCAGGAATTAAGGGAAAAAGTCGTGAAGAAACAGTTAAGATAAGAAAGAAGGAACAAGAAGACGCTGCAGAATTATTGGGCGTTGATCAAATTATTTGGCTAAACTATCCTGATGGTGGAAGATACGACATAAACGATGTAAGAAACGATTTAAAGAAAAATATCGAAAATATTAAACCTGATTTAATTTTAACAGTAGATCCTTTTTTACCTTATGAAACTCATCAAGATCACAAAATCTGTGGATTAGCTGCTGCACAAGCTTCATCTAATAGTTTAGATTCTAACGCTTTAATTGCTTTTTTCTTTACCGCTTATCCTAATCAGTATGTTTCAGTGGATGATTATTGGGAGAAAAAAATTGAGGCTATTAAAATTCACAAGAGTCAAATCACCGAAGAATTTCTTTTGATTATTCAACAATATTTTGGATTAAAAGCGAATGTATATGGAGAAAAAATAGGATGCAAATATGCTGAAAATTTTAAAGTTTTATTTCCGATGATGTTGCATTGTTTTGAAGAAGCTATGTGGATATAATTATAATTTATTATCTCCAGAACGGTTTTGATAATTAAACCACCGTTAAATTAAGTGTAATTCTTCTTTTAGAGGAGTGGATTCGCTGAAGGTGAAGATAGAGTATGTTATATCCTTGGCTACATCTATCTAAAAAGTTAATGAAATTCATAAAAATCTAAGTTTTAAAACTTCTAAAATGGGCAAAAAGAATTCATAGGAGGGATAAAATGAGTACAATAAATAGCATTTCTTATCGTAAAACTCATCCATTCCCATATGCCTTAGGAATGTTAGGCATTACAATTCCAGGACAGATGATAGGTGCATATTTAGTGTTTTTTTATAACGATGTTTTAGGTGTACCATTAACAATGATATCGTTAGTTACACTTTTTGCTACTATTTGGGATGCTATAAATGACCCTCTTTTTGGATATTTTTCCGATCGTACCCGTACTAAAATAGGTAGACGTAAACCTTGGATGTTAATATGTGTTCCATTATATTGTATATTTTATATTTTTTTATTTTCACCTCCTTCGTCAGTTCAAAAAGGTTATTTATTAGTTGTTTATTTTGCTATTTTTTCTATGTTTACCGAAACATTAACCACTATTGCTTCGGTTAATTATCATTCACTATTTCCGGAACTTTTTATAGATAATAAAATAAGGACAAGGTCAAATGCTTTAAGACAAGCTTTTCAACTCGTTGGGTTAATTGTGGGAGTAACATTAGCTCCTATCTTAATTGAAAGATATGGATATACCATAACAGCTACTTTCATGATACTAATAGGTATGCTTTTTTATCTAATTGCAGTTTTTAGTATTCACGAAAGGCCTGAATATATAGAAAGTGAAGTCCCAACTTTAAAAGAATCTTTAAAGGCCATAATGAAAAATAAGAATTTCTGGGCAGTAAGTTTAACAAACTTTTTTTATCAAGCTTCACTTGCGCTACTATTGTTAAGTATTCCTTATTTCATTAAATATACCTTAGCTTTAAGCGAAGCTAATGCGGCTTATTTAACAGGTGCTGT
This genomic interval from Petrotoga sp. 9PWA.NaAc.5.4 contains the following:
- a CDS encoding PIG-L deacetylase family protein, which codes for MEEKIVQSLKKMLSIPKIEDRRNVLCILPHPDDGEIGAGGTIAKLKSLGSKVTYLMVTEGGAGIKGKSREETVKIRKKEQEDAAELLGVDQIIWLNYPDGGRYDINDVRNDLKKNIENIKPDLILTVDPFLPYETHQDHKICGLAAAQASSNSLDSNALIAFFFTAYPNQYVSVDDYWEKKIEAIKIHKSQITEEFLLIIQQYFGLKANVYGEKIGCKYAENFKVLFPMMLHCFEEAMWI
- a CDS encoding NAD(P)/FAD-dependent oxidoreductase, with product MKKLAIIGFGASAIGFLKGFIEDRKNEKFIVDVYEKGENIETSGFGGLKYDGKLFISKEMGGDLEIPLNIQKKVVEYYLIKSGYAEKKNNGTLILSEKLERGNSFENEQLYRKFYDAGFEPIISHFFHLGTDILTETVKNIYKEFLETKNINFKFGEEVTKVLPSEKQVIVISNKSEESYDNVIIAVGRRGHKLVNNLVKDHPELVLSNDKVDLGIRYELPNHVVEDLNKEMYEFKIRLKTKTGYIVRTFCNNPSGEVTLEKYDDFVTVNGHANSDKKTHNTNFAILVTHSFTQPFNDPIGYGSYISKLSNILAGGDKVILQCYEDFKNSKRTKKLGRVEPTLNPNFYILGDLNLALPRRTIESIIDFLERLEKVIQGITYPDNLLYGAEVKFYANKINNEHFGNIKIVGDCSGWTRSITYATGHGYIVSKNIE
- a CDS encoding MFS transporter; the protein is MSTINSISYRKTHPFPYALGMLGITIPGQMIGAYLVFFYNDVLGVPLTMISLVTLFATIWDAINDPLFGYFSDRTRTKIGRRKPWMLICVPLYCIFYIFLFSPPSSVQKGYLLVVYFAIFSMFTETLTTIASVNYHSLFPELFIDNKIRTRSNALRQAFQLVGLIVGVTLAPILIERYGYTITATFMILIGMLFYLIAVFSIHERPEYIESEVPTLKESLKAIMKNKNFWAVSLTNFFYQASLALLLLSIPYFIKYTLALSEANAAYLTGAVFITAIPAMYLWVKVIDRFGAMTAWRASLLFLGISVIPIFFVKTLISSMIAGAFIGIGIAGVTANIDLIYAKVIDEDAKVSNLRREGIYFSGFQFIIHFSGLAKSLVLLLVTLIFGFVDGNNPGEHPDLAARFMISVFPALLMAVSFIISFFVRFKEEKQTQ